In one window of Cytophagaceae bacterium ABcell3 DNA:
- a CDS encoding SDR family oxidoreductase, producing MYRRALVSGGASGIGYAIASKFNSEGVKTAIADINFPQPLPTGLYSSLCNIASGSEVDRLFSELHTSFGLPDIIVCNAGIGIHEKLTEGDPEKWATVINTNLMGSLRLIRAFVPSVPENMKCDVVFISSVSAGKTYPYGGIYSATKCALETIAETLRVEEPGIRVTTVAPGVTETNFFKNTISGSREVDENGWGAISPEEVANTVYYAISRPHGVSVNHITLRPTLQTF from the coding sequence ATGTACAGAAGAGCTTTAGTCAGCGGAGGCGCATCCGGTATTGGATATGCAATAGCCAGCAAATTTAACAGTGAAGGAGTTAAGACTGCGATAGCAGACATTAACTTTCCACAACCCTTGCCCACCGGATTATATTCTTCACTTTGCAATATAGCCTCCGGGAGTGAAGTAGATAGGCTTTTCAGTGAACTTCACACCTCCTTTGGCCTACCGGATATAATTGTCTGTAACGCAGGCATAGGCATCCATGAAAAATTAACCGAAGGAGACCCTGAAAAATGGGCAACAGTAATCAATACAAATTTAATGGGATCGCTCAGACTGATCAGGGCTTTTGTACCATCAGTACCTGAAAACATGAAATGCGATGTGGTATTTATTTCGTCTGTATCGGCGGGCAAAACATACCCTTACGGCGGTATTTACTCTGCTACGAAATGTGCGCTGGAGACTATTGCTGAAACATTACGGGTAGAAGAACCAGGTATAAGGGTGACAACAGTCGCCCCTGGCGTAACAGAGACCAACTTTTTTAAAAATACAATTTCAGGCAGTCGGGAGGTTGATGAAAATGGCTGGGGGGCAATATCGCCAGAAGAAGTGGCCAACACGGTTTATTATGCAATTAGCCGGCCACATGGAGTTTCGGTAAACCATATAACATTACGCCCAACGCTGCAAACTTTTTAA
- a CDS encoding NUDIX hydrolase, producing the protein MKKWKLISSEKLLWNKWCKIRKDTVETEKGLLVDDYYVNDRPDVVLILPITQEGEIVLVRQYKHAAGEILIELPGGFMEDDEKDPLAAAKRELQEETGYGNGSFKKILTLFDNPTKDTNTLHVFLATGLEKVSAQHPDETECLQIVKVTAEAAKEMVSKGEIKVSGSVAAISVGLAQLGK; encoded by the coding sequence ATGAAAAAATGGAAACTGATTTCCTCGGAAAAGCTACTTTGGAACAAATGGTGCAAGATAAGAAAAGATACCGTAGAAACCGAAAAGGGCTTATTAGTTGACGACTACTATGTAAATGACAGACCTGACGTTGTTTTGATTCTACCTATAACCCAAGAAGGAGAGATCGTTTTAGTACGCCAGTACAAACATGCTGCGGGGGAAATTTTAATAGAGCTGCCTGGCGGATTTATGGAGGATGATGAAAAAGACCCTTTGGCCGCTGCCAAACGGGAGCTCCAAGAAGAAACAGGTTATGGCAATGGAAGTTTCAAGAAAATCCTTACCCTATTTGACAATCCTACAAAAGACACCAACACGCTTCATGTATTTTTGGCTACAGGATTAGAAAAAGTTTCAGCACAGCATCCGGACGAAACAGAATGCCTTCAAATAGTTAAAGTAACTGCGGAAGCGGCAAAAGAGATGGTAAGCAAAGGAGAAATAAAAGTTTCAGGTTCCGTGGCCGCCATATCGGTAGGACTAGCTCAATTGGGCAAGTAA